One uncultured Caproiciproducens sp. DNA segment encodes these proteins:
- a CDS encoding FtsK/SpoIIIE domain-containing protein codes for MMKSDTPKLLALGYDLDAWNGYGAKIPITTDISPAANSHILICGMSGSGKSYFENTLFAKLIMTGPGGEYHFADYKGDDSFAYLRSCPRYYAYKNTLQALDSVYARLNTRQSGEDESSYPLTLIWDEYMANILSLVNEDKKAAAVVMNKVSEILLLGRSLSVRLITAMQRPDAIAFPSGSRLNYGVVIVLGAAIKSIYEMLLPDFMEQVKGRVFGQGEGVALLQGSQLHFIKVGTVQNSERMRQICVKALS; via the coding sequence ATGATGAAGTCTGACACGCCGAAGCTGTTGGCATTGGGATATGACTTGGACGCATGGAACGGTTATGGGGCTAAAATCCCCATAACCACCGACATTTCCCCGGCTGCAAACAGTCATATTCTCATTTGCGGCATGAGCGGCAGTGGAAAAAGTTATTTTGAAAACACCCTGTTTGCAAAGCTCATTATGACAGGGCCGGGCGGCGAATACCATTTTGCGGACTACAAGGGGGATGATAGTTTTGCATATCTGCGTAGCTGCCCCCGTTACTATGCCTACAAAAATACACTGCAAGCGTTAGATTCCGTATATGCCCGTCTGAACACCCGGCAGTCAGGAGAGGACGAAAGCAGCTATCCCCTTACGCTGATTTGGGATGAATACATGGCGAACATTCTATCTCTTGTGAATGAGGACAAAAAAGCGGCGGCGGTGGTGATGAACAAGGTGAGCGAAATTTTACTGCTTGGGCGCTCCCTATCTGTGCGCTTGATTACCGCCATGCAGCGCCCGGATGCAATTGCTTTTCCCTCTGGCTCACGCCTAAACTATGGCGTTGTAATCGTCCTTGGAGCGGCAATCAAGAGCATTTATGAAATGCTGCTGCCTGATTTCATGGAGCAAGTCAAAGGCCGTGTATTCGGGCAAGGTGAGGGTGTTGCATTGCTGCAAGGCTCGCAGTTGCATTTTATTAAGGTGGGAACGGTACAGAATTCCGAACGGATGCGGCAGATATGCGTAAAAGCCTTATCATAG
- a CDS encoding RnfABCDGE type electron transport complex subunit B, producing MNEILTPVLIVAGIGLLAGLILAIASIVMAVPKDEKAEAIRDMLPGANCGACGFSGCDGYAKALAAGEVKPGLCTVGGAAVAKDISDYLGCDAGDVEAKVALVHCLGSYDNTSDKVEYEGIATCAGAAIVAGGVASCQYGCMGFGDCMNACQYGAISVCNGVAKIDPARCRGCSMCVKACPKHLITFVPATKQAVVRCSNCDKGALTNKVCKIGCIGCMKCEKICQHDAVHVVNSLAVVDPVKCIGCGDCVGACPRHCITMFDA from the coding sequence ATGAATGAAATATTGACTCCGGTCCTGATTGTGGCCGGCATCGGCCTTTTAGCGGGCCTTATTCTCGCAATTGCGTCCATTGTCATGGCTGTGCCAAAGGATGAAAAGGCAGAGGCAATCCGCGATATGCTGCCGGGAGCCAACTGCGGCGCCTGCGGATTTTCAGGCTGTGACGGCTACGCAAAAGCATTGGCCGCCGGCGAAGTAAAACCGGGGCTTTGCACCGTGGGTGGCGCAGCGGTTGCCAAAGACATTTCGGATTACCTTGGCTGCGACGCTGGTGATGTCGAGGCGAAGGTCGCTTTGGTACACTGCCTTGGCAGTTACGACAATACAAGCGACAAGGTGGAGTACGAAGGAATTGCAACCTGCGCGGGCGCAGCGATTGTCGCCGGCGGCGTTGCAAGCTGCCAGTACGGCTGCATGGGCTTCGGCGACTGCATGAATGCCTGTCAGTACGGCGCGATCAGCGTTTGCAACGGTGTGGCGAAAATTGATCCCGCACGGTGCAGAGGCTGCTCCATGTGTGTCAAAGCCTGCCCCAAGCACCTGATCACGTTTGTGCCCGCAACGAAGCAGGCGGTAGTCCGCTGCAGTAACTGCGACAAGGGCGCCCTTACAAACAAAGTCTGTAAAATCGGCTGCATTGGCTGCATGAAATGTGAAAAAATCTGTCAGCATGATGCCGTGCACGTTGTGAATTCACTAGCTGTTGTCGATCCGGTCAAATGTATCGGCTGCGGCGACTGCGTAGGCGCCTGCCCAAGGCACTGCATCACTATGTTTGACGCATAA
- a CDS encoding RnfABCDGE type electron transport complex subunit A, which translates to MIKSLVAIFLAAILTENYILNKFLGICPFLGVSKKLDTATGMSIAVTVVMVISTAVTWPIYTFILVPRGLAYLQTIVFILIIAALVQFIETVLKKYIPVLYNALGIYLPLITTNCAVLGVTMLVIEKGQSDPTFGYVQSLVNAFGSGIGFLVAMVIFAGIRERIENNDIPKSLQGLPITLVAASLTAVSFLGFQGLVDGMLG; encoded by the coding sequence ATGATAAAGAGTTTAGTCGCCATCTTTTTAGCTGCCATATTGACCGAAAACTATATTCTTAACAAATTTCTCGGCATCTGCCCGTTTCTGGGTGTATCCAAGAAACTGGATACCGCAACCGGCATGAGCATTGCGGTCACGGTTGTCATGGTGATTTCCACCGCCGTTACCTGGCCGATCTACACCTTTATTTTGGTGCCGCGTGGCCTGGCTTATTTACAGACAATTGTGTTCATTTTAATTATCGCTGCACTGGTTCAGTTTATTGAAACCGTGCTCAAAAAATATATTCCAGTGCTTTACAACGCGCTTGGAATTTATCTTCCTCTCATCACTACGAACTGCGCCGTACTCGGCGTGACCATGCTGGTGATTGAGAAGGGCCAGTCCGACCCGACTTTTGGTTATGTCCAGTCCCTCGTGAACGCATTCGGTTCCGGCATCGGTTTTCTAGTGGCCATGGTCATCTTTGCCGGTATACGTGAGAGAATTGAAAACAACGATATTCCAAAGTCCCTTCAGGGTTTACCGATCACGCTGGTCGCCGCGTCACTGACAGCCGTGTCCTTTCTCGGTTTTCAGGGTCTTGTCGACGGCATGTTGGGTTAG
- a CDS encoding electron transport complex subunit E: protein MAKTPWQEFSKGIIKENPVLRLVLGTCATLALSTSASNAIGMGLATTFVLVGSNTVISLLRKVIPDKVRIPCYITLIAGFVTIVQMLIEAYSPSLKAALGIFLPLIVVNCIILGRAEMFANKNKVLPSILDALGMGAGFTATLLAMGIIRELLGAGTVFGLPITSGFMSPIIIFLLPPGGFFVFGMLIALANKLAVGKGEAPAELGCQNCPLCGSCSMMSEKEKECAKK, encoded by the coding sequence ATGGCTAAAACTCCATGGCAGGAATTCAGCAAGGGCATTATCAAAGAAAATCCTGTTCTTCGCCTTGTGCTTGGCACCTGTGCCACGCTTGCGCTGAGCACATCCGCAAGCAATGCAATCGGCATGGGCCTTGCAACAACCTTTGTACTGGTAGGGTCCAATACGGTTATCTCATTGCTTCGCAAAGTGATACCGGACAAGGTGCGTATTCCCTGTTACATCACCCTGATCGCCGGATTTGTTACCATTGTACAGATGCTGATCGAAGCATATTCACCCAGTCTGAAGGCTGCACTGGGCATTTTCCTTCCTCTGATTGTTGTAAACTGTATCATTCTTGGCAGAGCCGAAATGTTTGCCAACAAAAATAAAGTTCTTCCGTCCATTCTGGATGCTCTTGGCATGGGAGCGGGTTTTACCGCAACTCTGTTGGCTATGGGCATTATTCGTGAACTTCTCGGCGCGGGAACGGTTTTCGGCCTTCCGATCACATCCGGTTTCATGTCACCGATCATCATTTTCCTGCTCCCTCCCGGAGGCTTTTTCGTCTTCGGCATGCTGATTGCTTTAGCCAATAAGCTGGCTGTGGGCAAGGGAGAGGCGCCGGCAGAGCTGGGCTGCCAAAACTGCCCGCTCTGCGGAAGCTGCTCCATGATGAGTGAAAAAGAAAAGGAGTGTGCTAAGAAATGA
- a CDS encoding FMN-binding protein encodes MKIKSKEVLTPAITLFVICLITAVLLAGTNLMTRDKIVEINKQTESASRQLVLPAAKNFEDSKDGTYAIGKNGNELSGYVFTTKTKSYGGDINVMTGIDKDGKVTGVVLLSISDTPGLGLNAEKESFRDQYKKSVPEKGFEVIKSGTATDTQIEAMTGATITSKAVTKCVNEAIEQYQKVKGGE; translated from the coding sequence ATGAAAATAAAATCTAAAGAAGTACTGACTCCTGCCATCACGCTGTTTGTCATCTGCCTGATCACCGCCGTGCTTCTCGCAGGAACAAACCTGATGACGCGTGACAAAATTGTGGAGATCAACAAGCAAACCGAATCCGCTTCCCGTCAGCTGGTCCTTCCCGCAGCAAAGAATTTTGAAGACTCCAAGGACGGCACCTACGCTATCGGTAAAAACGGAAACGAACTTTCCGGATATGTGTTTACAACCAAAACAAAAAGCTACGGCGGCGACATAAATGTAATGACTGGGATTGACAAGGACGGCAAGGTCACCGGCGTCGTCCTGCTTTCCATCAGCGACACACCGGGCCTTGGCCTGAACGCGGAGAAGGAAAGCTTCCGCGACCAGTACAAGAAGTCCGTTCCCGAAAAGGGATTTGAAGTCATTAAATCCGGCACCGCAACAGACACGCAGATTGAAGCCATGACGGGCGCCACCATCACCAGCAAAGCCGTGACAAAATGTGTCAACGAAGCCATTGAACAATATCAAAAAGTTAAGGGGGGCGAATAA
- a CDS encoding RnfABCDGE type electron transport complex subunit D, with product MVDKLIVSSSPHIKSGTTTRKIMLDVIIALTPAAIASVIIFGIKALVLILFSVASCVLSEYVCRKVMKRENTIGDLSAVVTGILIAFNVPVGVSPFIVIFGGIVAIVVVKQMFGGIGQNFVNPALTARIILMSSFPSPMSTWNTPFYYLHQTDAITTASPLGILKTGANGTMPTLLNMFVGVRAGSLGETCAVALILGGIYLVVRKVISPVIPLCYIGTVAVISLIAGRSVLFDLLAGGLLLGAIFMATDYSTSPINLKGKIVFAVGAGVITMLIRMFGQLPEGVSFSIILMNLLVPHIERLTRPLAFGKERVKK from the coding sequence ATGGTAGATAAATTAATCGTATCCTCATCACCGCATATTAAAAGCGGCACCACAACCCGCAAAATTATGCTCGATGTCATCATTGCACTGACTCCGGCAGCGATTGCTTCCGTTATTATTTTCGGAATAAAAGCCCTCGTGCTGATTCTTTTCTCCGTTGCCTCCTGTGTTTTAAGCGAATATGTATGCCGAAAAGTTATGAAGCGCGAAAACACGATCGGCGACCTGAGCGCCGTAGTTACCGGAATTCTGATTGCGTTCAACGTTCCAGTGGGCGTCAGCCCGTTCATCGTGATCTTCGGCGGCATTGTGGCAATCGTAGTGGTTAAGCAGATGTTCGGCGGAATCGGCCAGAACTTTGTCAACCCCGCGCTTACCGCGCGTATCATTTTAATGTCCTCGTTCCCATCCCCGATGAGCACATGGAACACGCCGTTCTATTATCTGCATCAGACCGACGCGATAACGACCGCTTCCCCACTTGGTATTTTGAAAACCGGTGCAAACGGCACCATGCCCACACTGCTGAATATGTTTGTCGGCGTGCGTGCGGGCAGTCTGGGTGAAACCTGTGCGGTTGCGCTGATTTTGGGTGGCATCTATCTGGTGGTCCGCAAAGTCATCAGCCCTGTAATCCCCCTTTGCTACATAGGAACAGTCGCCGTGATTTCGCTGATTGCCGGAAGAAGCGTCCTGTTTGATCTTCTGGCCGGCGGTTTACTGCTCGGCGCCATTTTTATGGCAACTGATTATTCCACATCCCCGATCAACCTCAAAGGCAAGATCGTCTTTGCCGTCGGTGCGGGCGTCATCACCATGCTGATCCGCATGTTCGGTCAGCTTCCGGAGGGCGTATCGTTCTCAATCATCCTGATGAACCTTTTGGTGCCCCACATTGAGCGTTTAACACGTCCGCTGGCATTTGGAAAGGAGCGTGTTAAAAAATGA
- the rsxC gene encoding electron transport complex subunit RsxC: MELTFPTRPFKTHGGADVPHKKSTAQIESAVLPPPAQVVLPMQQHVGAPCTPLVKVGDTVLLGQKIADSSAFISAPIHASISGRVSAIKKVMLPGGQYTDAVVIDSDGTMTVSPDVKPPVTETPEDFIKAIRESGLVGLGGAGFPAHVKLNVPKDKKIDTMIVNAAECEPYITADNREAVENSWAVLSGIYAVLDLLKLERVIIAVEDNKPDVIEVLKKIADSKSNDPDDRVRVLPLHARYPQGAEKVLIKACTDREIPMGKLPADVGCLVMNVTSVAFIAKFLKTGMPLVTKRVTIDGSAIKNPQNVIVPIGTKIADIIEFCGGYQSEPKKILMGGPMMGLALANDSLPVLKQNNGILAFNEQEARMNEPTSCIRCGRCVDGCPMNLIPTQLEKYTNAKDVEKLQEYDVMDCMECGTCAFNCPAGRPLVQAIRLGKGLVKAGGKK; this comes from the coding sequence ATGGAATTGACTTTTCCGACCAGACCATTCAAGACACATGGCGGTGCGGACGTTCCACACAAAAAAAGCACAGCACAAATTGAGTCCGCTGTGCTGCCGCCTCCGGCGCAGGTGGTTTTGCCCATGCAGCAGCATGTCGGCGCTCCCTGTACCCCACTTGTAAAAGTTGGCGACACCGTTCTTTTGGGACAAAAAATTGCGGACAGCAGCGCTTTTATCAGCGCGCCCATCCACGCGAGTATTTCCGGCAGGGTCAGTGCGATTAAGAAGGTAATGCTGCCCGGCGGGCAGTACACCGACGCAGTCGTAATCGACTCGGACGGAACGATGACCGTATCTCCCGATGTAAAACCGCCGGTGACTGAAACGCCGGAGGACTTCATCAAAGCGATCAGGGAATCCGGACTGGTGGGACTCGGCGGCGCGGGCTTTCCGGCACACGTCAAGCTGAATGTTCCAAAGGACAAAAAGATTGACACCATGATTGTCAACGCAGCAGAATGTGAGCCTTATATAACGGCGGACAACCGTGAAGCCGTTGAAAACTCCTGGGCGGTTCTGTCCGGGATTTATGCTGTGCTGGATCTGTTAAAACTTGAGCGGGTGATCATTGCTGTTGAAGACAACAAACCCGATGTAATTGAGGTCCTTAAAAAAATAGCAGACAGTAAATCAAATGACCCGGACGACCGCGTGCGCGTCCTGCCTTTACATGCGCGTTACCCGCAGGGCGCTGAAAAAGTGCTGATCAAAGCCTGCACGGACAGAGAAATCCCTATGGGAAAACTGCCGGCCGACGTCGGCTGTCTCGTCATGAACGTCACTTCTGTCGCATTTATAGCAAAATTCTTAAAAACCGGCATGCCACTTGTAACAAAGCGGGTTACCATTGACGGCTCCGCAATCAAGAACCCTCAGAATGTAATTGTTCCGATCGGGACGAAAATTGCGGATATTATTGAATTTTGCGGCGGATATCAGTCTGAACCCAAAAAGATTCTGATGGGCGGACCTATGATGGGGCTTGCCCTTGCAAATGACAGTCTGCCTGTATTAAAGCAAAACAACGGCATCCTTGCGTTCAATGAGCAGGAAGCACGCATGAACGAGCCGACCTCCTGCATACGCTGCGGCCGCTGCGTGGACGGCTGCCCTATGAACTTGATCCCCACACAGCTCGAAAAATATACCAATGCCAAAGATGTTGAAAAGCTGCAGGAGTACGACGTGATGGACTGCATGGAATGCGGAACCTGCGCCTTTAACTGCCCTGCGGGCAGACCTCTTGTTCAGGCAATCCGGCTCGGCAAGGGATTGGTAAAAGCAGGAGGTAAAAAATAA
- a CDS encoding FAD:protein FMN transferase codes for MNKNKKTVVLLITLLTIIIICLIFIWVKYGQRAKSYECTNFAMGTYIQQTVYGKNAQVAATAAAKKIGELENLISWRITDSDIYKLNQASGSDWIKLDARTIALLQKSLDVAQKSNGAFEPTILPITSLWDFGGSNQHVPAKNDITKYLKYVNYNDLRVNTKDSTASLKQHYMAVDLGAIGKGAACDEAVASYRQSGADCGIVSVGGSVGVFGTKSDKSAWHVAVRDPRSSETQSASMGTIDLHSGFVSTSGTYEKTFTENGVTYHHLLNPKTGYPENNGLISVTVICDNGALSDALSTACFVLGREKGIALLKEYNANGIFIDSDSKVFATDNIINSFKIVNKQYTLNNDGVK; via the coding sequence ATGAACAAAAACAAAAAAACAGTCGTGCTGCTCATTACCTTGCTGACTATCATTATTATCTGCCTGATCTTTATCTGGGTAAAATACGGACAGCGCGCAAAAAGCTACGAATGCACAAATTTCGCAATGGGAACTTATATTCAGCAGACAGTCTACGGCAAAAACGCACAGGTGGCTGCCACTGCCGCCGCAAAAAAAATAGGGGAACTTGAAAATCTGATTTCATGGAGAATCACGGATTCCGATATATACAAGTTGAATCAGGCCTCGGGTTCCGACTGGATTAAACTCGATGCAAGAACAATTGCGCTGCTCCAAAAAAGTCTTGATGTAGCACAAAAATCCAATGGGGCTTTTGAGCCGACCATTCTGCCAATCACCTCCCTGTGGGATTTCGGCGGCAGCAACCAGCACGTCCCCGCGAAGAATGATATCACTAAATATTTAAAGTATGTAAATTACAATGATTTGAGGGTCAACACGAAAGATTCCACTGCCTCTCTAAAACAGCATTACATGGCGGTCGATCTGGGCGCAATTGGGAAGGGCGCCGCCTGTGATGAAGCGGTTGCATCTTACCGGCAGTCAGGCGCGGACTGCGGTATTGTGTCTGTAGGAGGCAGTGTCGGCGTGTTCGGTACAAAATCGGACAAATCCGCCTGGCATGTTGCGGTACGGGACCCACGCAGCTCCGAAACGCAAAGCGCGTCCATGGGCACCATCGATCTGCATTCCGGCTTCGTGTCCACCTCCGGAACATATGAAAAGACTTTCACGGAAAACGGTGTCACTTATCATCACCTTTTGAACCCTAAAACGGGATATCCAGAAAACAACGGTTTAATTTCCGTCACGGTAATATGTGACAACGGCGCTCTGAGCGACGCACTCTCCACTGCATGTTTTGTTTTGGGAAGGGAAAAAGGAATCGCACTTCTGAAAGAATATAATGCAAACGGAATTTTTATAGATTCTGACAGCAAAGTGTTTGCAACAGATAATATCATAAATTCTTTTAAAATTGTGAATAAGCAATATACTTTAAATAATGATGGAGTAAAATAG
- a CDS encoding diguanylate cyclase, with the protein MKIKPKLGNILILAVSCSILTATFSVFTYQINHNIRTSINHDIAENEERNSAAITAKFNEKFSVLNSLSSFIGSRDIQNNNTAMDVLHSFSENSPFAQICIADLNGDCITDTGLKSNVAEYDFFKESLNGDHVVCDSYASSLYGKESVLFSVPVYRNKAIAGVLLGISDTGQIQSALNAPLYDGTGSRLLINRDGSVVLQSDTPFYSTDENFFSFLQHMNHENKNEIDDIRSIISHSVSGMVDFKSGSTYHYLYFTPVGNTDWYLMTIVPTDVVLSRFKYLLLMAGLLVLGTALTFILLGIYAVILLRRKNSDLKKGTQELKALTANIPGCVQRCKYDSFLTMVYCSDGFLQLTGYTLEEIDRSFHNQFIKMIYEPDREVIKRSINIQLQAGSVIDIQYRLRKKDGSLVWILDKGQLMVESSMEPELYCLLIDITDQREIIQELEISNERYKIVLDQSDSMIFEYDILNSTVSHSTNSLPMFGSNQAIQDFPNSVLKSQIIHPDDIGMFELMFSSVKSGAHSAEGECRLKNEKGSYLWYNIKITTIFNKDGNPIRAIGRISDVTCQKEATQQLMQKAQRDGLTGLLNKSATKVSIEQALSGNELCALYIIDVDHFKEINDNLGHMFGDSVLAGIGDKLKRLFRASDVVGRIGGDEFMVLLKNISNLSLVAEKADALHQSLMQTFGNDLKHYSISGSIGIAIYPKDGLTYSDLYKKADAALYEAKRCGRNQYVVFDNSIEALRHMNASPEFRNTLTPTLKSTAMIHKSFQDDMLSYVFDMLYHANDIESVIGIVLKISGERFHVSHAYIYENAPDHSCAVNTNEWCAENTDCLCGRLKYIANQDMNGYVDLFNEDGILFCNDISQLENPMLDLLKAQGIHSILHLAIFKDECFKGLVGFDDCDQNRIWTLEEIDALSSITKIISIFLLIRHSGDNGNPNNKWKSAADK; encoded by the coding sequence GTGAAAATCAAGCCGAAACTGGGAAACATTCTGATTCTCGCTGTTTCCTGCTCCATTCTGACCGCCACATTCTCCGTGTTTACATATCAAATAAATCATAACATCCGGACATCCATCAATCATGATATTGCAGAGAACGAAGAGCGGAATTCCGCGGCCATAACAGCAAAATTCAATGAGAAATTTTCTGTATTGAATTCACTTTCCTCTTTTATTGGCAGTCGAGACATTCAGAATAATAACACCGCAATGGATGTCCTGCATTCCTTTTCGGAAAACAGTCCATTTGCTCAAATCTGCATCGCTGATTTAAATGGAGACTGTATTACGGACACCGGACTGAAAAGCAATGTGGCAGAATATGATTTTTTTAAAGAATCACTCAACGGGGATCATGTGGTATGTGATTCCTATGCTTCCTCACTTTATGGAAAAGAAAGCGTATTGTTTTCCGTACCGGTATATCGGAATAAAGCCATTGCCGGGGTTCTGCTGGGCATCTCTGACACCGGCCAGATACAAAGCGCTCTTAACGCGCCCCTGTACGACGGTACAGGTTCCCGCCTGCTTATCAATCGCGACGGCAGTGTTGTCCTCCAGTCGGACACGCCGTTTTACAGCACGGATGAAAACTTTTTTTCCTTTCTTCAGCACATGAATCATGAGAACAAGAACGAAATTGACGATATCCGCAGCATCATCAGTCATTCGGTCAGTGGCATGGTTGATTTCAAATCCGGCAGTACGTATCATTATTTGTACTTTACCCCGGTCGGCAATACCGACTGGTACCTGATGACCATTGTTCCGACCGATGTCGTACTGTCAAGATTCAAATACCTCCTGCTTATGGCCGGATTACTCGTTCTCGGAACCGCTCTGACCTTCATACTCCTTGGAATATACGCAGTAATCCTGCTGCGCAGGAAAAATAGCGACTTAAAAAAGGGTACTCAGGAGTTGAAGGCTCTGACCGCAAATATTCCCGGCTGTGTGCAGCGCTGCAAATATGACAGCTTTTTGACCATGGTGTACTGCAGCGATGGCTTTCTGCAGCTGACCGGCTATACTTTGGAGGAAATAGACCGTTCTTTTCATAATCAGTTTATCAAAATGATTTATGAACCCGACCGTGAAGTGATTAAACGCAGCATCAATATCCAGCTTCAGGCCGGCAGCGTCATAGACATCCAGTATCGGCTCCGGAAAAAAGACGGTTCTTTGGTCTGGATTCTTGATAAGGGACAGCTGATGGTTGAAAGCAGCATGGAACCTGAACTGTACTGCCTTCTGATTGATATTACCGATCAGAGGGAAATCATACAGGAACTGGAAATCAGCAATGAACGCTATAAAATCGTACTCGACCAGTCGGACAGCATGATTTTCGAATATGATATTTTAAACAGCACGGTGTCCCACAGCACAAACAGTCTTCCCATGTTCGGCAGCAATCAGGCCATTCAGGACTTCCCAAACAGCGTTCTGAAAAGTCAGATCATTCATCCGGATGATATCGGCATGTTCGAATTGATGTTTTCAAGTGTAAAAAGCGGGGCGCACAGCGCTGAAGGTGAATGCCGGCTGAAAAATGAAAAAGGTTCCTACCTGTGGTACAATATAAAAATAACGACAATTTTCAATAAAGATGGAAATCCGATTCGAGCGATTGGCAGAATCAGCGATGTTACCTGTCAAAAAGAAGCCACGCAGCAGCTTATGCAGAAAGCACAGCGCGACGGATTAACGGGCTTGCTGAACAAATCTGCTACAAAAGTCTCCATTGAACAGGCGCTTTCCGGCAATGAGCTTTGCGCACTCTATATTATTGATGTTGATCATTTCAAGGAAATTAACGATAACCTTGGTCATATGTTCGGCGACTCAGTACTGGCGGGAATCGGCGATAAACTAAAAAGACTGTTCCGCGCCTCCGATGTGGTGGGGCGCATCGGCGGAGACGAATTCATGGTGTTGTTAAAAAATATCAGCAATCTTTCCCTTGTTGCCGAAAAGGCGGACGCCCTTCATCAGAGCTTGATGCAAACCTTTGGCAACGACTTAAAGCATTATTCCATTTCGGGCAGCATTGGAATCGCCATTTATCCGAAAGACGGCCTAACCTATTCGGACCTATACAAAAAAGCAGATGCCGCTCTTTACGAGGCAAAGCGCTGCGGCAGAAACCAATATGTTGTTTTTGACAACAGTATCGAGGCGCTCAGGCACATGAATGCCTCCCCTGAATTCCGCAACACTTTAACCCCGACACTGAAAAGCACGGCCATGATACATAAATCTTTTCAGGACGACATGCTGTCCTATGTATTCGACATGCTCTACCACGCCAACGACATTGAAAGCGTAATTGGCATCGTGTTGAAAATCTCAGGCGAACGCTTCCATGTAAGCCACGCATATATCTACGAAAACGCGCCCGACCATTCCTGCGCGGTCAACACAAATGAGTGGTGCGCCGAAAACACCGATTGCCTCTGCGGCCGTCTGAAATACATCGCCAATCAGGATATGAACGGTTATGTTGATTTGTTTAATGAAGACGGCATCTTGTTCTGCAATGATATTAGTCAGCTTGAAAACCCCATGCTGGACCTGCTGAAAGCTCAGGGAATCCATTCGATTCTCCATCTCGCAATTTTTAAGGATGAATGCTTTAAAGGGCTCGTGGGCTTTGACGATTGTGATCAGAACCGGATATGGACACTGGAGGAAATTGACGCGCTCTCCTCCATCACAAAAATAATCAGCATCTTTCTATTAATAAGACATTCCGGCGACAATGGTAATCCAAATAATAAATGGAAGTCAGCTGCCGACAAATAA